The Amycolatopsis methanolica 239 nucleotide sequence CCTGACACGTGACGATCACCTTGAGCCAGGGCCGCAACCGCGCCTTACGGCGCCCGAAAGGTCACCTTACGACCACCCCCGCCCCCTCTCCCTGATTGTGTTTCGGTCGCCTAGCTGGTCGGCGACTAAAGATCGGCTGTGGCTCGGGGGCGGGGGAGGTCTGGTGGGGGTAGTCGGTGGCGTTGCGTTGCCGGGTGGCGGTTTTGTCCTTTAGCAGTTGTGTGTTGCTAGTTCCAGGCGGAGGCTGAAGATTTTTTGTGATGGGTCCGTGTTGAACACGTAGACCGCTTTCGGATTTCCCGGCACTGGTGCGGTGATGACGTAATTGGCGGTCGTGGCGTTGGGGTACGCCGCCATCACTTCCGCGTCCGTCGAGCCGACTCCGATGCCCTCCGGCGTGGTGACGCCGGGCTTCGCGTTGATGCGGGCCACCCCGTAGGTGGGTGATATGTCGACCGGGGTTCCGCCGCCGCGTAGCCAGTACCTGTGGCACGGGCTGCCCGAGTAGCCCTCGCTCATGTCGAACTCGTCCGTCGCCACCGCGTCCGCCTCGCTCATGCCCAATGCGAGCCTGCCCCAGCCGGTGGGGCCGATCGTCGGGTCGGTGGACGCCGGGCGTTGCGCCGATCCGGTCGGTGTGCTGGAACTCCGCGACGGGCTGTGGGACGGGCTCTGCGAACCCGTCACGCTCGGCACGCTCGACACCCCCGTCGTCGACTGCGGCGGCGGCGCACTGGAGCTGGTCGCGACCGGCGGCAAAGCCGTTTCCGAGCCTGCCGTCGTCGCGATCGTCGTCACCGGGAGGTTCGTCGCGGGCAGCGTGTCCGTGCGGCCACCACCGACCCCGGACAGGGCGATGCCCACCGCGGTGACCGCGACCAGCGTCAACGCCCCGCCGGTCGCCACCACCGAATTGCGCCGGTACCGGCGTCGCCGGGCGCCGGCCACCACCAGCTGCTCCGCGCCGGGCCGGACGGGCACGTCGAGGCGCTCATCCTCGAACAGCCGGCTGAGTTCGTCCTCGAGGTTCACCACTCGTCACCCACCCCCACCAGGCTCCCCAGCTTCCCGCGCAGGCTGGCCAGCGCCTTGCTGGCCTGGCTCTTCACCGTCCCGGGGCTGATCCGCATCGCATCGGCGATCTCGGCTTCGGACAGCCCCTCGTAGTACCGGAGCACGACCACGGTCCGCTGCCGCGGCGGCAAAGCCGCCAGCGCCTGCCACAACGGCTCGTTTTCGAGCCGGTCGGGCGCGGTGTAGGGGGGCGGTTCCGGAATGTCGGCGACCAGGCTCTCCCGCCGCCTGCTGCGCCACCGGCTGATGTGCGTGTTCGCCATGGCGCGCTTCACGTACGGCAGCGGGCTCTCCGCACCCCGCAACGTCCCCCAGCGGACGCCGATCTTTTCCAGGATGATCTGCACCAGGTCGGCCGCGTCGTGGGGGTTGCCGGTCAACAGGTGACCGTAACGGAGCAGCCCGGGCAATGCCGCCCGCACGAACTCCGCGAAATCCTCGTCCACCGCGCCCCCTGCTCAGCCGTCCCGGCTCGTCCGGGCGGTACACGCGCAGGGGGCGCGGCAGGTTGCCTCAGTTCACCGGATTCAACGAAGACCCAGCTCACGGGCGATGAGCATCCGCTGCACCTCGCTCGTGCCCTCACCCACCTCGAGGATCTTCGCGTCCCGGTAGAACCGTCCGACCGGGAACTCGTTCATGAACCCATAGCCGCCGAAGATCTGCGTCGCGTCGCGGGCGTTGTCCATCGCCGCGTTCGAGGCGACCAGCTTCGCGATCGAGGCCTCCTTCTTGAACGGCTCACCACGCAGCATCTTCGACGCGGCAGCGTAGTAAGCGAGCCGGGCCGTGTGCGCGCGCACCTCCATGTCGGCGATCTTGAACTGGATCGCCTGGTACTCGCCGATGCGGTGCCCGAACGCCTCCCGCTCCCCCGCGTACCGCAGGCACTCGTCGACACAGCCCTGCGCGAGCCCGACGCTCAGCGCGGCGATCGCGACCCGGCCCTCGTCCAGGATGGACAGGAACTGCGCATACCCGCGGCCACGCTCGCCGAGCAGGTTCTCCGCGGGCACCCGGCAGTCGTCGAACGACAGCTCGTGCGTGTCCGAGGCGTTCCAGCCGACCTTCGAGTACTTCGGCGCCACCGTGAACCCAGGCGTGCCGGACGGCACGATGATCGCCGAGATCTCCTTGCCACCGCCCGGCTTCTCCCCGGTCACCGCGGTGACCGTGACCAGCCGGGTGATATCGGTGCCGGAGTTGGTGATGAACGACTTGCTGCCGTTGATCACCCACTCGTCGCCGTCGAGCCGGGCCGCGGTGCGGGTCGCTCCCGCATCCGAACCGCCGCCGGGCTCGGTGAGCCCGAACGCGCCCAGCGCCTCGCCGGAACACAGCGATGGCAGCCACTTCTCCTTCTGTTCCGCCGAACCGAAGCGGAACAACGGCATCGCACCCAGCGACACGCCCGCTTCGAGCGTGATCGCCACCGACGAGTCGACCCGCGCCAGCTCCTCCAGCGCCAGGCACAGCGCGAAGTAGTCGCCGCCCATGCCGCCGTACTCCTCCGGGAACGGCAGCCCGAACAGGCCCATCCGCGCCATGCCCCGCACGATCTCGTACGGGAACTCCTCGCGCTCGTAGAAGCCGCCGATGACGGGCGCGACCTCCTTCTGCGCGAAGTCGTGCACGCTCTTGCGCAGCGCCTCGTACTCTTCACCGAGCCGGAAGTCGATCATTTCTGCTCCTTGACCACCGCGAGCGTCTCGTCGAGGGCCACCTGCTGGCCCACCTGGACGCGGAGTTCCTCGACCACGCCGTCGACCGGGGCGACCAGCGTGTGTTCCATCTTCATCGCCTCGACGACCAGCAGCGGCGCGCCCGCGCTCACCACGTCGCCCTGCGCGACCTTGACCACCAGTACCGTGCCGGGCATCGGGCTGACCACCGGGCCGGCCTCGCTCGCGTCGCCGTGCGTGGCGAGCAGGTTGGGCCGCTCGCCGACCACCACGCCGTGCCCGTCGCGGCCGAGCCACACCCGGTCCTGCGGCGCGTCGGCCCGCAGGTACCGGCGGAACTCGCCGTCGTAGTGCACTTCGAGCCGGTTCCCGTTGCGCCGTGCGGAAACCGGGATCGGCTCCCCACCGTCCACAGTGACCTGCGCGGCGTCCGGCGAACCCTCGATCGTGACGAGCGCTTCGGCGTCCCCGGCCCGCAGCCGGAACGTGACGCCGCCCGGTCCGCCGAGCCGCCACCCGCTGGGCACCGCCCACGGGTCGGAGGTGTCCTCGGGCACCAGCCCGAGCAGCCGGTCCATCGCGGCGGCGACGAAGAACTCCGCCGGCACCGCCGATTCGACCAGCTCGTCCATGCGGCGCTCGACGAGACCGGTGTCCAGCCGCCCGGCCTGCACGTCGGGATCGGCGAGCAGGGCGCGCAGGAACGTCACGTTGGTCGGCACGCCCAGCACGGAAGTCCCGGCCAGCGCCCGGTCCAGCCGGTGCAGCGCCGAGGCCCGGTCCGGGCCCCACGCGATGACCTTCGCCAGCATCGGGTCGTAGTTCGAGCCGACCACCGAGCCCTCGGTGAGCGACGAGTCGACCCGGACACCCTGCCCGCGCGGCTCGTCGAGCGCCAGCACGGTGCCGCCGGTCGGCACGAACCCGCGCGCCGGGTCCTCCGCGTAGACGCGGGCCTCGACGGCGTGCCCGGTGAGCCGGATGTCGTCCTGCGTCAGGGAAAGCGGCTCGCCCGCGGCGACCCGCACCTGCCATTCGACGAGGTCGAGGCCGGTCACCATCTCGGTCACGGGGTGCTCGACCTGCAGCCGGGTGTTCATCTCCATGAAGAAGAACTCGTCCGGCTTGCGCGCGGAGACGATGAACTCGACCGTGCCGGCGCCGACGTACCCGACCGAGCGGGCGGCTTCGACGGCGGCGGCGCCCATCCGCGCCCGGGTCTCCTCGTCGAGCAGCACCGATGGCGCCTCCTCGACGATCTTCTGGTGCCGCCGCTGCAGGCTGCACTCGCGTTCGCCCAGGTGCAGGACCGTGCCGTGGGTGTCGGCGAGGACCTGGATCTCGATGTGCCGCGGCGTGGTGACGAACCGCTCCAGCAGCAGCCGGTCGTCCCCGAACGCCGAGCGGGCCTCGCGCTGCGCGGACTCGACCGCGGCCGCGAGCTCACCGGGCTCGGTGACCAGCCGCATCCCCTTGCCGCCACCGCCCGCGGAGGGCTTGAGCAGCAACGGGTACCCGACCTCGTCGGCCGCCTTGGCAAAGTCGTCCACATCGGACAGACCGGGCACCACGGGCACGCCTGCGGCGGACACCGTGGCCTTGGCCCGGATCTTGTCGCCCATCGCGTCGATCGCACTCACCGGCGGGCCGATGAAGACCAGCCCGGCCTTCTCGCACTCGGCGGCGAACTCGGCGTTCTCCGCGAGGAACCCGTAGCCCGGGTGGACGGCCTGCGCTCCGGAATCCACGGCGGCGCGCACGATGTCCGGGATGGACAGGTAACTGCGGGTCGCCTCGGCCGGGCCGATGCGGATCGCGGTGTCGGCCTCGTGCACGTGCCGCGCGTCGGCGTCGGCGTCGCTGTAGACCGCGACCGAGCGGATGCCGAGGCGCCGCAGGGTGCTGATGACGCGAACCGCGATCTCGCCGCGGTTGGCGATGAGGACTGTGTCGAACATGCCCCTCACATCCGGAAGACGCCGTAGCTGACGGGTTCCAGCGGCGCGTTCGCCGCGACCGACAACGCGAGCCCGAGCACCGTGCGGGTGTCCGCCGGGTCGATCACGCCGTCGTCCCACAACCGCGCGGTCGAGTAGTAGGGGCTGCCCTGCTCCTCGTACTGGCGGCGGATCGGCTCCTTGAACGCCTCTTCCTCCTCGGCAGGCCACTCGCCGCCGCGGCTCTCGATCGAATCGCGGCGCACGGTCGCCAGCACCGACGCGGCCTGCTCACCGCCCATGACGGAGATCCGGGCGTTGGGCCACATCCACAGGAACCGGGGCGAGTACGCCCGGCCGCACATGGAGTAGTTGCCCGCGCCGAACGAGCCGCCGATGATCACGGTCAGCTTCGGCACCCGGGCGCACGCCACGGCGGTGACCATCTTGGCGCCGTGCTTGGCGATGCCGCCGGCCTCGTAGTCCCTGCCCACCATGAAGCCGCTGATGTTCTGCAGGAAGACCAGCGGGATCGAGCGCTTGTCGCACAGCTCGATGAAGTGCGCGCCCTTCATGGCCGACTCGGCGAACAGGACGCCGTTGTTCGCGACGATCCCGACCGGGTGGCCGTGGATGTGCGCGAAACCGGTGACCAGGGTGGCGCCGTACTCCTTCTTGAACTCGTTGAAGCGGCTGCCGTCGACGATGCGCGCGATGACCTCACGCACGTCGTACGGGGTGCGCGAGTCGGTGGGCACGACGCCGTAGAGCTGCTCCGGGTCGACCGCGGGCGCCTCGACCTGGCGGACCTCCCACGGGCGCGGGCTGCGCGGGCCGAGGGTGGCGACGATGTTCCGGACGATCGACAGCGCGTGCGCGTCGTCGTTGGCGAGGTGGTCGGTGACGCCGGACTGGCGGGCGTGCACGTCCCCGCCGCCCAGCTCCTCGGCGGTGACGACCTCGCCGGTCGCGGCCTTCACCAGCGGCGGGCCGCCGAGGAAGATCGTGCCCTGGTTGCGGACGATGACCGCCTCGTCGCTCATCGCCGGGACGTACGCGCCACCGGCGGTGCAGGAGCCGAGGACGGCCGCGATCTGCGGGATGCCGCGCGCGGACATGGTCGCCTGGTTGTAGAAGATGCGGCCGAAGTGCTCGCGGTCCGGGAACACGTCGTCCTGCTTGGGCAGGAACGCGCCGCCCGAGTCGACCAGGTAGATGCACGGCAGGTTGTTGTGCAGGGCGACTTCCTGCGCGCGCAGGTGCTTCTTGACCGTCATCGGGTAGTAGGTGCCGCCCTTGACGGTCGCGTCGTTGGCGACGATGACGCATTCGCGACCGGAGACCCGCCCGATGCCGGTGATGATGCCGGCGGCGGGGGCCTCGTCGTCGTAGAGCCCGTTGGCGGCCAGCGGCGACAGCTCCAGGAACGGCGAGCCCGGGTCGAGAAGCGCGTCCACGCGGTCCCGCGGCAGGAGCTTGCCGCGTTCCACATGCCGGGCGCGCGCCTTCTCGGGGCCACCCGTTCGGGCTGCCGCCAAGCGCTTGCGCAGATCCTCGACCAGCTCCGCGTGCGCGGTCGCGTTCCGGGCGTACTGCTCGCTTCGCGGGTCCGCGGAGGTGCCGAGCACCGGGAAGTCCATGACCCTCCTCATCCGACGCCGGACGTGGTTAGTAGTCGTTAACAGCGGTACCGATGTTAACCACTACTAACGTGCGATGTCCAGATTCGGGCACACGAGGGTGTCGAATCGTGGTGGGCTCGTCCGACGTGGCAGTGAGAGACGAGGAGGACACCATGACCGCGACCTACACATTCGACGTCTTCACCAGCCTCGACGGCTTCGGCGCGGCCGGCGGCGATTGGACCGGCTACTGGGGCAAACAGGGCCCCGAGCTGCTCGAACGCCGCCTCGCCCTGTACGACGAGGAGCCGCGGATCGTCTTCGGCGCCAACACGTACCGGGCGTTCGCGCAGATGCTGGCCGAGAGCACCGAGGACTCCGACGTCCGCGACCCGTGGGTGACCCGGATGCGGAACCTGCCGGCCACGATCGTGTCGTCCACGCTGCGGGAACCGCTCGACTGGCCGGACGCGACCGTGGTGAGCGGCGACGCGGTCGACGTCATCAGACGGCTCAAGGAGGAGTCGGCGGCGCCGCTGCGCTCGCACGGCAGCCTGTCGATGAACCGGGCGCTGATGGCCGCCGGCCTGGTCGACCGCCTGCACGTGACGCTCTTCCCCGTGATCACCGCGAAGACGGGGCTGGACCCGATCTTCGCCGGCGGGGCCGACTTCGACCTGGAGCTCATCGAGCACCGGACGCTCGACGGGCACGTCCAGGAGCTGATCTACCGGCCCACGCTGCACGGCTGAAGACACCGAGGGGCGGCCGCAGCACGCGGCCGCCCCTCGGCGAGAGTCATCCCAGCGCCGCCACCAGCGACGGGTAGTAGCCCTGGGCCTGCCCGGTCGCCGTCGGGTGGTAGGACTCGTCGATCGGGTACGTCACGCTGTGCAGCCACGCCGAACCGGAGCAGATCTCGTGCCCGGTGAAGGCCGGGCGCACGTCCGCGAAGGCGAACCCCGCCTCCGAGGCCTCCTTCTGGATGACCGAGTCGAGCGCGTCGGCCCCGCTGTTGATGTACCCGCGGGAGGTGTCGGACAGCCCGACCGAGCAGGACCCGCCGATCTTGTAGAAGTGCGGGTAGCCCAGCACGATCACCGTCGCCTCCGGTGCGCGGGACCGGATCTCGCCGTAGGTCTTCTCCAGCAGCCCCGGCAGCGTGCCGTTGACGAACGCCTTCGCGTTGTCGATCGCGGTCTTGCAGCCCGAGTCCCCGCCGAGGATGCAGTCCTGCATGACACCCGCGAACCCGGCGTCGTTGCCGCCGACGCTGATCGTCACCAGATCGGTCTCGTCGGACAACGCGCTCACCTGGTTGTTCAGCACGTCCGAGGTCTTCGCGCCGGAACACGCCTGGAAGTTCAGCGAAGCCGACGTCTGCCCGGCGTAGAGCACCGGGTAGGCGTTCGAGCTGCGCTTGCAGCTGGACGAGTCCAGGTAGCTCCCGGCGCCGACCCCCGAGGAGTAGGAGTCGCCGAGCGCGACGTAGTCGAGGGTGGCGGCATTGGCCACCCCGGAGGTCAGGCCGATCGCGGCCAGGGCCGCGACGACGGTGGTTGCAAGCGTTCTCAGCACAGCGGGGACCACCTTCCGTGAGTAATCAACTCACTGAGTGATTACCAGGTGCAATGCCCACAAGGGACCCCCTTTTAGTAGGCATTTCGGCTACCAGCAGGTGACAGGAGGCGGACGTTAGCGCTCGCTAACCTGACTCGATAAGATGTTCACGTGTCGACGAGTCCCACACCGCTGGTCACCGGCGAAAAGGCCACCCGCCGCGAGGAGATCCTGAGCGCGGCCGCGGAGCTGTTCGCCCGGCACGGCTTCCACGGCGTCGGCATCGACGACATCGGCGCGGCCGTCGGCATCTCCGGCCCCGCCCTGTACCGGCACTTCCGCAGCAAGGACGCGATGCTGGGGGAGATGCTGAACTCGATCAGCCACTACCTCCTCGACGGCGGCACGGCGCGCGTCGACGCGACCGCCGACCCGCAGCAGGCGCTGGCGCAGCTGGTCGAGTTCCACGTCGACTTCGCGCTCACCCACCCGTCGCTGATCACGGTGCAGGAACGCAACCTCGCGAACCTCACCGACGCCGACCGGAAGCAGGTGCGGGCACTGCAGCGTCGCTACGTGGAGATATGGGTCAAGGTCATTCGCGATGCCGTACCCGGAGTGGGGGAACGCCAGGCACGCTCGGCGGCACACGCCGTGTTCGGATTGATCAACTCGACGCCGTACAACCGCCATTTGGACGACGAAGAACTGGCCGTCCTGCTGCGGCGCCTCGCGCTCGGCGCACTGCAGTCCGCCGCGTGATCATCACGTCACTCGTTTTCCCACTACCGTTGAACGCCTTTCCCCGGCTTTGATAGATCCCGTGACCCAGGACCGGCAGCAGCTGATCTCGCGGGCGCAGCGCGCCCTCGTCGCGATGCAGCTCGGCCGAGACAAGGACGCGCTCGACGAGGTGGCCCCGTCGAGCCGGGACGAGACGCGCGAGCTGATGCTGCTCCTGTTCGAGGAGTGCAGCATGATGGTGACCACGCTCGGTGA carries:
- a CDS encoding TetR/AcrR family transcriptional regulator, encoding MSTSPTPLVTGEKATRREEILSAAAELFARHGFHGVGIDDIGAAVGISGPALYRHFRSKDAMLGEMLNSISHYLLDGGTARVDATADPQQALAQLVEFHVDFALTHPSLITVQERNLANLTDADRKQVRALQRRYVEIWVKVIRDAVPGVGERQARSAAHAVFGLINSTPYNRHLDDEELAVLLRRLALGALQSAA
- a CDS encoding acyl-CoA dehydrogenase family protein; this translates as MIDFRLGEEYEALRKSVHDFAQKEVAPVIGGFYEREEFPYEIVRGMARMGLFGLPFPEEYGGMGGDYFALCLALEELARVDSSVAITLEAGVSLGAMPLFRFGSAEQKEKWLPSLCSGEALGAFGLTEPGGGSDAGATRTAARLDGDEWVINGSKSFITNSGTDITRLVTVTAVTGEKPGGGKEISAIIVPSGTPGFTVAPKYSKVGWNASDTHELSFDDCRVPAENLLGERGRGYAQFLSILDEGRVAIAALSVGLAQGCVDECLRYAGEREAFGHRIGEYQAIQFKIADMEVRAHTARLAYYAAASKMLRGEPFKKEASIAKLVASNAAMDNARDATQIFGGYGFMNEFPVGRFYRDAKILEVGEGTSEVQRMLIARELGLR
- a CDS encoding SGNH/GDSL hydrolase family protein — its product is MLRTLATTVVAALAAIGLTSGVANAATLDYVALGDSYSSGVGAGSYLDSSSCKRSSNAYPVLYAGQTSASLNFQACSGAKTSDVLNNQVSALSDETDLVTISVGGNDAGFAGVMQDCILGGDSGCKTAIDNAKAFVNGTLPGLLEKTYGEIRSRAPEATVIVLGYPHFYKIGGSCSVGLSDTSRGYINSGADALDSVIQKEASEAGFAFADVRPAFTGHEICSGSAWLHSVTYPIDESYHPTATGQAQGYYPSLVAALG
- a CDS encoding acetyl-CoA carboxylase biotin carboxylase subunit, which gives rise to MFDTVLIANRGEIAVRVISTLRRLGIRSVAVYSDADADARHVHEADTAIRIGPAEATRSYLSIPDIVRAAVDSGAQAVHPGYGFLAENAEFAAECEKAGLVFIGPPVSAIDAMGDKIRAKATVSAAGVPVVPGLSDVDDFAKAADEVGYPLLLKPSAGGGGKGMRLVTEPGELAAAVESAQREARSAFGDDRLLLERFVTTPRHIEIQVLADTHGTVLHLGERECSLQRRHQKIVEEAPSVLLDEETRARMGAAAVEAARSVGYVGAGTVEFIVSARKPDEFFFMEMNTRLQVEHPVTEMVTGLDLVEWQVRVAAGEPLSLTQDDIRLTGHAVEARVYAEDPARGFVPTGGTVLALDEPRGQGVRVDSSLTEGSVVGSNYDPMLAKVIAWGPDRASALHRLDRALAGTSVLGVPTNVTFLRALLADPDVQAGRLDTGLVERRMDELVESAVPAEFFVAAAMDRLLGLVPEDTSDPWAVPSGWRLGGPGGVTFRLRAGDAEALVTIEGSPDAAQVTVDGGEPIPVSARRNGNRLEVHYDGEFRRYLRADAPQDRVWLGRDGHGVVVGERPNLLATHGDASEAGPVVSPMPGTVLVVKVAQGDVVSAGAPLLVVEAMKMEHTLVAPVDGVVEELRVQVGQQVALDETLAVVKEQK
- a CDS encoding SigE family RNA polymerase sigma factor gives rise to the protein MDEDFAEFVRAALPGLLRYGHLLTGNPHDAADLVQIILEKIGVRWGTLRGAESPLPYVKRAMANTHISRWRSRRRESLVADIPEPPPYTAPDRLENEPLWQALAALPPRQRTVVVLRYYEGLSEAEIADAMRISPGTVKSQASKALASLRGKLGSLVGVGDEW
- a CDS encoding carboxyl transferase domain-containing protein; its protein translation is MDFPVLGTSADPRSEQYARNATAHAELVEDLRKRLAAARTGGPEKARARHVERGKLLPRDRVDALLDPGSPFLELSPLAANGLYDDEAPAAGIITGIGRVSGRECVIVANDATVKGGTYYPMTVKKHLRAQEVALHNNLPCIYLVDSGGAFLPKQDDVFPDREHFGRIFYNQATMSARGIPQIAAVLGSCTAGGAYVPAMSDEAVIVRNQGTIFLGGPPLVKAATGEVVTAEELGGGDVHARQSGVTDHLANDDAHALSIVRNIVATLGPRSPRPWEVRQVEAPAVDPEQLYGVVPTDSRTPYDVREVIARIVDGSRFNEFKKEYGATLVTGFAHIHGHPVGIVANNGVLFAESAMKGAHFIELCDKRSIPLVFLQNISGFMVGRDYEAGGIAKHGAKMVTAVACARVPKLTVIIGGSFGAGNYSMCGRAYSPRFLWMWPNARISVMGGEQAASVLATVRRDSIESRGGEWPAEEEEAFKEPIRRQYEEQGSPYYSTARLWDDGVIDPADTRTVLGLALSVAANAPLEPVSYGVFRM
- a CDS encoding dihydrofolate reductase family protein, with protein sequence MTATYTFDVFTSLDGFGAAGGDWTGYWGKQGPELLERRLALYDEEPRIVFGANTYRAFAQMLAESTEDSDVRDPWVTRMRNLPATIVSSTLREPLDWPDATVVSGDAVDVIRRLKEESAAPLRSHGSLSMNRALMAAGLVDRLHVTLFPVITAKTGLDPIFAGGADFDLELIEHRTLDGHVQELIYRPTLHG